One Triticum dicoccoides isolate Atlit2015 ecotype Zavitan chromosome 4B, WEW_v2.0, whole genome shotgun sequence genomic window carries:
- the LOC119290667 gene encoding pyruvate dehydrogenase (acetyl-transferring) kinase, mitochondrial-like, whose amino-acid sequence MASEPVARAVAEEVARWGGMRQTGVSLRYMMEFGARPTERNLLLSAQFLHKELPIRIARRALDLDSLPFGLSHKPAVLKVRDWYLDSFRDIRYFPEVSNQDDELAFTQMIKMIRVRHTNVVPTMALGVQQLKKDLGGTKAFPSGINEIHQFLDRFYMSRIGIRMLIGQHVALHDPDPEPGVIGLINTRLSPMLVARLASEDARAICMREYGSAPDVNIYGHPDFTFPYVTIHLHLMMFELVKNSLRAVQERFMNSDKHAPPVRIIVADGAEDVTIKISDEGGGIPRSGLPRIFTYLYSTAEHPPDLDGHNGVTMAGYGYGLPISRLYARYFGGDLQIISMEGYGTDAYLHLSRLGDSEEPLP is encoded by the exons ATGGCGTCGGAGCCGGTGGCGCGGGCCGTGGCGGAGGAGGTGGCGCGGTGGGGCGGGATGAGGCAGACAGGTGTCAGCCTGCGCTACATGATGGAGTTCGGGGCGCGCCCCACGGAGCGCAACCTGCTGCTCTCCGCGCAGTTCCTGCACAAGGAGCTCCCCATCCGCATCGCCAGGCGCGCGCTCGACCTCGACTCCCTCCCCTTCGGCCTCTCCCATAAGCCCGCCGTCCTCAAG GTGAGAGATTGGTACTTGGATTCGTTCCGTGACATCCGGTACTTCCCGGAGGTGAGCAACCAGGACGATGAGCTAGCATTCACCCAGATGATCAAGATGATCAGGGTGCGTCACACAAATGTGGTGCCCACCATGGCATTGGGTGTGCAGCAGCTGAAGAAGGACCTGGGTGGTACAAAGGCATTCCCCTCTGGAATTAATGAGATCCATCAGTTCCTTGATCGCTTCTACATGTCAAGAATTGGGATCCGCATGCTGATAG GGCAgcatgttgctttgcatgatcctGATCCAGAGCCTGGCGTCATAGGGCTCATAAACACAAGATTGTCCCCCATGCTGGTGGCTCGACTTGCTAGTGAAGATGCACGCGCTATTTGCATGCGAGAATATGGATCAGCTCCTGATGTCAACATATATGGGCACCCAGATTTTACGTTTCC ATATGTGACAATACATCTACATCTTATGATGTTTGAATTGGTGAAGAATTCTCTTCGTGCAGTACAAGAACGATTTATGAACTCTGATAAACATGCACCTCCTGTTAGGATCATAGTTGCTGATGGAGCAGAGGATGTAACTATCAAG ATTAGTGATGAAGGTGGTGGAATACCAAGAAGTGGCCTCCCAAGAATATTCACCTATCTCTACAGTACAGCAGAACACCCACCTGATCTAGATGGCCATAATGGAGTGACAATGGCTGGGTATGGTTATGGGCTCCCAATTAGTCGTCTTTATGCTCGATATTTTGGCGGGGATCTGCAAATAATTTCTATGGAGGGATATG GAACTGATGCTTACCTCCACTTATCACGTCTGGGAGATTCAGAGGAACCCTTGCCTTAA